A window of the Callospermophilus lateralis isolate mCalLat2 chromosome 7, mCalLat2.hap1, whole genome shotgun sequence genome harbors these coding sequences:
- the LOC143404059 gene encoding putative vomeronasal receptor-like protein 4, producing MAMKKELLSTAPVFLPRFPMKMDPHFSYVALRKAFYPRLALGSQLTPFCFAFTLPVFMGHKPRLTDLPVTHLALTHILMLLTMGLLVSTDIWETQDIPGDFKCKVLVFLHKVMRGLSICTTCVLSVLQAITISPNGSWLANFKLTSTNPIVGLFVFLWALTMTLSSNLLLCTVATPNKTQPGLLFLTDHCSLLLMRYRHRSLFLALMALRDLLFLGLMVFSSAYMINLLHRHKKQVMSLRTSRFSPRRSPEERATYTILLLINCFEVLYCVDSIFSLTVVMT from the coding sequence ATGGCAATGAAAAAGGAATTGCTCTCCACTGCCCCTGTTTTTCTCCCCAGATTCCCAATGAAGATGGACCCACATTTCAGTTATGTTGCCCTAAGAAAAGCCTTCTATCCCAGGCTGGCATTGGGATCACAGCTAACACCATTCTGCTTTGCCTTCACATTGCCAGTCTTTATGGGCCACAAGCCCAGGCTCACTGACCTCCCTGTCACCCACTTGGCCCTAACACACATCCTCATGCTCCTCACCATGGGCCTTTTGGTGTCTACAGACATTTGGGAAACACAGGACATTCCAGGTGACTTCAAATGCAAAGTACTTGTCTTCCTGCACAAGGTCATGAGGGGGCTGTCCATCTGCACCACCTGTGTCCTGAGTGTGCTTCAGGCCATCACCATTAGTCCCAATGGCTCCTGGTTGGCCAActtcaaactgacatccacaaatCCCATTGTGGGGCTATTTGTCTTCTTATGGGCTCTCACCATGACCCTCTCCAGCAACCTGCTTCTTTGCACTGTGGCCACACCCAATAAGACCCAGCCTGGTCTTCTGTTTCTTACTGACCACTGTTCCCTTCTGCTCATGAGGTACAGACACAGGAGCCTCTTTCTTGCCTTGATGGCATTGAGAGATCTCTTATTTCTGGGTCTGATGGTTTTTTCAAGTGCATACATGATAAATCTTTTGCATAGACATAAAAAACAAGTCATGTCTCTTCGTACCTCCAGGTTTTCTCCACGAAGATCCCCAGAAGAAAGGGCCACTTACACTATTCTGTTGCTCATCAACTGCTTTGAGGTCTTGTACTGTGTGGACTCCATCTTTTCACTGACTGTAGTCATGACATAG